Below is a window of Cupriavidus sp. MP-37 DNA.
GCGACGGTGCAGCGCGGCGCCGCGACGGCCTGGCTGGACCGCTGGAACGCCGAACGTGCCTACAGCGTGCTCAATGAGCAAGCGCAATCCATCAAGCTGATGGTAGACGCGGCGCAGGCCGCCTATCGCGGCAACCGCGGCTCCCGTGCCGACATCCTGGCCGCCGAACTGGAGCTCCGTCAACTGCAAGATCGCGAAGACGAGGCCCGCGCCGCACTGGTATCAGCCCGAGCGATGCTGCGACGCTGGGTGGGCGAGGCTGCAGAACTTCCCCTGGCCGAACCCCCTGGCTTTGAGGCGCCGGCCTGGCTCAATACCTTGGATGCCGGCGGCGTGGCGCAACTGCCGGAGGTGGCGGCGGCCGAGGCACAGGTTGGCGTCGCCGAGGCGGAAAGCCGGGTCGCTCGGGAGAACAAGATCCCGGATGTGAGCGTGGAACTGATGTACAGCCAGCGCGGCCCCGCCTACTCCAACATGGTTTCGCTCAACGTCTCACTGCCGCTTCCCTGGGACCAGAAGCATCGCCAGGATCGGGAACTGGCCGCAAAGCTTGCGCAGGCCGACGCCGCGCGCGCGCAAGCCGAAGTCGTACGCCGCGGCTTGCTCGGGCAGTTGCGCGGCAAGCAGGCAGAGCTGGCGCTCAGCCAGGCGCGGCTCGAGCGCTATCGGAGCACCACGGTGCCGCTGGCCAAGGCACAGACCGAAGCGGCCCTGACTGCCTATCGAGCGGGTGCCGGCACCCTGACCGCCGTGGCCGATGCCAGCCGCAAGGCGCTCAATATTTCGCTTGAGCGCCTCAAACTTGAGGCCGCCACCGCCCGACTCTGGGCGGACCTGACCTTCCTGATGCCGTTACCCACCGCAGTCCAGCCCACGTCACTGCAAGGAGCTCAACCATGAACAAGACCACGATTGCACGGACGGTGGCAGGCCTGATGGTGGTGGCAAGCGTTGGGGCTGCCTATTACCTCGGTCAACAGCAAGGGCGCCAGCAGTCGCCCGCGTCGGCAACCTCTGGCAGCAGCGCCAGCGGTGCCGCCCTCAAGGCTGGGGACATTGACCCGAAAACTGGCAAGCGCATTCTCTACTGGCACGACCCGATGGTGCCCGGACAGCGCTTTGACAAGCCGGGCAAGTCGCCGTACATGGATATGCCGTTGTCGCCGGTGTACGAAGAAGCCAGCGGCGGCGCGGCCGTCACCATCGACAGCCGCGTGACACAGAACCTTGGCATCCGCACGATCGAGGTGAAGACCGGCCGACTCGAGGCCGCACTTCAAGTGCCGGGCAATGTCGCGTTCAATGAACGCAGCATCGAAGTGCTGCAGGCCCGCACCAGCGGATTCGTGGAGCACGCGTACGCTCGGACCACCCTCGATCCGGTCAGCAAAGGTCAAGCGTTGGCGCAAATCTATGCGCCGGAATGGGTCGCGGCGCAGGAGGAATATCTGGCCGTGAGCCGGATGGACGGCAGCCTCCAGCGCGAGCTGCGCGAGGCCGCCATTGCGCGCATGCGTCAGGTGGGCATGACCGAGAGTCATATCCGGTTGGTGCAGTCCACCGGCAAACTGCAGCCGCGGCTGACGGTCACCAGTTCGGTCGACGGCATCGTCACCGAAATCGGTGCGCGCGATGGCATGACGGTTTCGCCGGGAACGACCCTGTTTCGCATTGCGAGCCTAGCAACCGTTTGGGTGATCGCCGAGGTGCCTGAGAGTCAGGCCGCCCCGTTGCGGCCCGGCCAGACCGTGTCGGCCACCGCGGCAGCCTTGCCCGGCCAGACGCTGTCGGGCAAGGTCGACGCCATCCTGCCAGATATCAGCGCCGGTACCCGCA
It encodes the following:
- a CDS encoding efflux RND transporter periplasmic adaptor subunit, with amino-acid sequence MNKTTIARTVAGLMVVASVGAAYYLGQQQGRQQSPASATSGSSASGAALKAGDIDPKTGKRILYWHDPMVPGQRFDKPGKSPYMDMPLSPVYEEASGGAAVTIDSRVTQNLGIRTIEVKTGRLEAALQVPGNVAFNERSIEVLQARTSGFVEHAYARTTLDPVSKGQALAQIYAPEWVAAQEEYLAVSRMDGSLQRELREAAIARMRQVGMTESHIRLVQSTGKLQPRLTVTSSVDGIVTEIGARDGMTVSPGTTLFRIASLATVWVIAEVPESQAAPLRPGQTVSATAAALPGQTLSGKVDAILPDISAGTRTVKVRIELQNKARQLLPGMFVSVRFDAAPGPDRLLVPTEALIRTGTRTVAMVASGQGGFSPVEVKTGAAAGGQTEVIEGLKAGQKVVVSGQFLIDSEASLRGTAQRMTAPTAASAAGASAPGAAAAPGPEHQGVGRIETVTEQSMTISHGPIPSAQWGAMTMEFAAPPAGMPKGFKPGDQVRFRFGLDKDGVATLSAVESAAAVAGAKP
- a CDS encoding TolC family protein, encoding MHLRFPFAYGCHLTLALTLFAAAHPGWAQPAAALSLQEAVALASSHSTDAETSHSAVQSAIEMAVAGRQLPDPVLKVGVNNVPANGPDRFSLGTESMTMRSISLMQEFTRSAKREARAQRFEAEASSAEAQRTAALATVQRGAATAWLDRWNAERAYSVLNEQAQSIKLMVDAAQAAYRGNRGSRADILAAELELRQLQDREDEARAALVSARAMLRRWVGEAAELPLAEPPGFEAPAWLNTLDAGGVAQLPEVAAAEAQVGVAEAESRVARENKIPDVSVELMYSQRGPAYSNMVSLNVSLPLPWDQKHRQDRELAAKLAQADAARAQAEVVRRGLLGQLRGKQAELALSQARLERYRSTTVPLAKAQTEAALTAYRAGAGTLTAVADASRKALNISLERLKLEAATARLWADLTFLMPLPTAVQPTSLQGAQP